The proteins below come from a single Acaryochloris sp. CCMEE 5410 genomic window:
- a CDS encoding Uma2 family endonuclease yields MTLNTSEPEPDLAIVRLPWSQYRQRHPNPSEVYCLIEISDSSIAIDSGYKLKIYASAGIPEYWIVNLRKQQVSVYRQPESDHYRSVETYQDGELMPLAFPTLRVSVSLLLAQEI; encoded by the coding sequence ATTACCCTAAACACTTCTGAACCGGAGCCAGATCTTGCCATTGTTCGCTTACCCTGGTCCCAATATCGTCAGCGTCATCCAAACCCAAGTGAAGTATATTGTCTGATCGAAATCTCTGACTCTAGCATAGCGATTGATTCTGGCTATAAGCTCAAAATCTATGCTAGTGCTGGAATCCCTGAATATTGGATTGTTAATTTACGCAAACAACAAGTCAGTGTCTATCGACAGCCTGAGTCAGATCATTATCGTTCTGTAGAAACTTACCAAGATGGTGAGCTGATGCCCTTAGCCTTTCCAACGTTAAGGGTTTCTGTTTCGCTATTACTCGCTCAAGAGATCTAA